Sequence from the Candidatus Poribacteria bacterium genome:
ATTAGGTTTCACGTCTTACGCTTCACTCCTGCAATCGGTCGCCTTTTCTTTCGACTGCGCAGCCTCACAGCCATCCCGTTCATATTAATCTTAATCTGTTTTGCCCGTGCCACGTTCACTTCCGCACTAGTTGGCGTAATCCCTCTGATTCTTGGTGAGTTTTTACGTTTGTGGGCGGTTGGCTATGCCGGTGGTGCGACTCGTTCGCGGACCCTCGGTACTGCGAGTGATCTTGTAACGACGGGGCCCTACGCGCATGTCCGTAATCCGCTCTATTTGGGGAACTTGCTACTCAGTCTAGGTGTTTGTGTTATTGCCAATGTTTACTGGATGATTATTGTGTTACTGATAGGATATTTTGTCCAGTACCTGCCGATTATCGCCTCTGAAGAAGCGTATCTACGAGAATTCTGTGGGGGACCA
This genomic interval carries:
- a CDS encoding isoprenylcysteine carboxylmethyltransferase family protein, translating into MSRESEIFRRARPIRFHVLRFTPAIGRLFFRLRSLTAIPFILILICFARATFTSALVGVIPLILGEFLRLWAVGYAGGATRSRTLGTASDLVTTGPYAHVRNPLYLGNLLLSLGVCVIANVYWMIIVLLIGYFVQYLPIIASEEAYLREFCGGPYQTYYAAVPRFIPRLRSYANPSAHSFSLSQALKAEKRTLTAIACVIGLIVG